Proteins from one Mycobacterium sp. EPa45 genomic window:
- the recG gene encoding ATP-dependent DNA helicase RecG, protein MVNLTDRLDGIVGGKAAGLLDDVFGIRTVDDLLRHYPRKYIHGMSVWSEDEEPPAEGEHITLVGEIEKAEVRWTNRQPKREYLVITLGKGRRKVTATFFNAKWLKNELVVGVRLMLSGEVGYFKGNMQLTHPDFLALKSPKGRVFGSKSLKTIADTSTSAAGELTMSAFERDFFPIYPASSKLQSWDIYACVQQVLAVLDPIADPLPESVVRERGLISEDEALRAIHVAEKEPERQAARERLRFDEAVGMQWALALRRHGELGESGPPAPRRDDGLAAAMMQRLPFELTVGQREVLDVVTAELAATKPMNRLLQGEVGSGKTIVSVLAMLQMVDAGYQCALLAPTEVLAAQHVQSIRSILGPLAMAGQLGGEDGATRVALLTGSMSAAQKRQVREEVASGEAGIVVGTHALLQDAVEFHKLGFVVVDEQHRFGVEQRDRLRAKAPEGLTPHLLVMTATPIPRTVALTVYGDLETSTLRELPRGRQPITTNTIFIKDKPQWLARAWQRITEEVAQGRQAYVVASRIDEDDKAGEQQAGPPAETVINLFEHLGHGPLAGLRLGLMHGRLAADEKDAVMSAFRAGQIDVLVCTTVIEVGVDVPNATVMVVMDADRFGISQLHQLRGRIGRGSHASLCLLATKLPEGSKAGERLTAVASTLDGFALADLDLQERREGDVLGLNQSGRPITLRFLSLAEHLEVIVDAREVAQSMYARDPGNRGMGVLAGQFTGGDRIDYLDKS, encoded by the coding sequence GTGGTCAACCTGACCGACCGGCTCGACGGCATCGTCGGCGGCAAGGCCGCCGGCCTGCTCGACGACGTGTTCGGCATCCGCACCGTCGACGACCTGCTGCGGCACTATCCCCGCAAGTACATCCACGGCATGTCGGTATGGAGTGAGGACGAGGAGCCGCCGGCGGAGGGCGAACACATCACGCTGGTCGGCGAGATCGAGAAGGCCGAGGTGCGCTGGACCAATCGCCAACCCAAGCGCGAATATCTGGTGATCACGCTGGGCAAGGGCCGGCGCAAGGTCACCGCCACGTTCTTCAACGCCAAGTGGCTGAAGAACGAATTGGTGGTGGGCGTCCGCCTCATGCTGTCCGGCGAGGTCGGTTACTTCAAAGGCAATATGCAGCTGACTCACCCGGACTTTCTGGCGCTGAAATCGCCGAAGGGCCGGGTGTTCGGCAGTAAGTCACTCAAGACGATCGCCGACACGTCGACGTCGGCGGCCGGCGAGCTGACGATGTCGGCGTTCGAACGCGACTTCTTCCCGATCTACCCGGCCAGCTCCAAGCTGCAGAGTTGGGACATCTACGCCTGCGTGCAGCAGGTACTCGCAGTGTTGGACCCGATCGCCGACCCTCTGCCGGAAAGTGTTGTGCGCGAACGTGGTCTGATCTCCGAGGACGAGGCGTTGCGCGCCATTCACGTCGCCGAGAAAGAACCCGAACGCCAGGCCGCACGCGAGCGGCTGAGGTTCGACGAAGCCGTCGGCATGCAGTGGGCGCTGGCGCTGCGCCGACATGGCGAACTCGGTGAATCCGGCCCACCCGCACCGCGCCGCGATGACGGGTTGGCCGCCGCGATGATGCAACGGCTGCCGTTCGAGTTGACCGTGGGTCAACGCGAAGTTCTCGACGTCGTCACCGCCGAGCTGGCAGCGACCAAGCCGATGAACCGGTTACTGCAGGGCGAGGTCGGCTCCGGCAAAACGATCGTTTCGGTGCTGGCCATGCTGCAGATGGTCGACGCGGGCTACCAGTGCGCGCTGTTGGCACCGACGGAAGTCCTTGCCGCCCAGCATGTCCAGTCGATCCGCAGCATCCTGGGCCCGTTGGCGATGGCCGGTCAACTCGGGGGTGAGGACGGCGCGACCCGGGTCGCGCTGCTGACCGGGTCGATGTCGGCGGCGCAGAAGCGCCAGGTGCGCGAGGAGGTTGCCTCGGGGGAGGCCGGCATTGTCGTCGGCACCCACGCGCTGCTGCAGGACGCGGTCGAATTTCACAAGCTGGGCTTCGTCGTCGTCGACGAACAGCACCGGTTCGGTGTCGAGCAGCGAGATCGGTTGCGAGCCAAGGCGCCTGAAGGTTTGACCCCTCATCTGCTGGTGATGACCGCTACGCCGATTCCTCGCACCGTCGCGCTGACGGTGTACGGCGATCTGGAAACGTCGACGCTGCGCGAGCTTCCGCGTGGACGTCAGCCGATCACCACCAACACGATCTTCATCAAGGACAAGCCCCAATGGCTGGCCCGGGCCTGGCAGCGGATCACCGAGGAAGTCGCCCAGGGGCGCCAGGCCTACGTCGTCGCCTCCCGCATCGACGAGGACGACAAGGCGGGCGAACAGCAGGCCGGTCCGCCCGCCGAGACCGTCATCAACCTGTTCGAGCACCTGGGTCACGGACCGCTGGCCGGCCTGCGCCTGGGCTTGATGCACGGCCGGCTGGCCGCCGACGAGAAGGACGCGGTGATGTCGGCGTTCCGCGCCGGGCAGATCGATGTCCTGGTGTGCACCACCGTGATCGAGGTCGGCGTGGACGTGCCGAACGCGACGGTGATGGTGGTGATGGACGCCGACCGGTTCGGCATCAGCCAGCTGCACCAGCTGCGCGGGCGTATCGGACGCGGCTCGCATGCGAGCCTGTGCCTGCTGGCCACGAAGCTTCCGGAGGGATCCAAAGCGGGTGAACGGCTGACCGCGGTTGCCAGCACGCTGGACGGCTTCGCGCTGGCCGATCTGGATTTGCAGGAGCGCCGCGAGGGGGATGTGTTGGGACTCAACCAGTCCGGGCGCCCGATCACGCTGCGGTTTCTGTCACTGGCTGAGCACCTCGAGGTCATCGTCGACGCGCGCGAGGTGGCCCAGTCGATGTACGCCCGCGATCCCGGCAACCGGGGGATGGGGGTTCTGGCCGGCCAGTTCACCGGCGGTGACCGGATCGATTATCTGGATAAGTCGTGA
- a CDS encoding HNH endonuclease family protein, with translation MRRRPLIWLAVIAALSVIVSVQVMSSTSHPDAMIARADVPTVAPGTDVLDGLVIVPVRIRGYDYRRAAFGDAWDDDNSAPGGHNGCDTRDDILDRDLVDKTFVSTKRCPQAVATGVLHDPYTSATVPFTRGAQVGAAVQIDHLVPLAYAWDMGARNWPDDMRIRFANDPANLLAVDGQVNQDKGDQPPGSWMPPNHAFWCQYAIQFIAVLRGYALPVDQASADELREAAATCPTR, from the coding sequence GTGAGACGCCGGCCGCTGATCTGGTTGGCGGTGATCGCAGCGCTGTCGGTGATCGTCTCGGTGCAGGTGATGTCTTCGACGAGCCATCCCGACGCCATGATCGCCCGCGCCGACGTCCCGACGGTGGCGCCGGGTACCGATGTGCTCGACGGCCTCGTGATCGTGCCCGTGCGAATCCGCGGCTACGACTACCGGCGCGCGGCGTTCGGCGATGCCTGGGATGATGACAATTCCGCGCCCGGTGGCCACAACGGCTGCGACACCCGCGACGACATCCTCGACCGCGATCTCGTCGACAAGACCTTCGTGTCCACCAAACGCTGCCCGCAGGCGGTGGCGACCGGTGTCTTACACGATCCCTACACCAGCGCGACCGTTCCGTTCACCCGAGGCGCGCAAGTCGGTGCCGCGGTGCAGATCGACCACCTGGTGCCGCTGGCGTACGCGTGGGACATGGGTGCCCGAAACTGGCCGGACGACATGCGAATTCGATTCGCCAATGACCCGGCCAACCTGCTCGCGGTTGACGGTCAGGTGAATCAGGACAAAGGTGACCAACCGCCGGGCAGCTGGATGCCGCCCAACCATGCGTTCTGGTGTCAGTACGCGATTCAGTTCATCGCCGTGCTTCGCGGCTACGCACTGCCGGTGGATCAGGCGTCGGCCGACGAGTTGCGCGAGGCCGCGGCCACCTGCCCCACCCGGTAA
- a CDS encoding Rrf2 family transcriptional regulator: MQLTRFTDLGLRAMMLLATGHDREQRVTTKTVAAAAGASENHVAKAVSRLTELGLVNSRRGRTGGLELTETGRDASLGWLVRRLEGDREVVDCTGQPACPLIAGCRLRRVLADAKEAFYAELDRYTISDLVGSQMLPVVLQLK, encoded by the coding sequence ATGCAGCTCACACGCTTTACCGACCTAGGCCTCCGGGCCATGATGCTGCTCGCCACCGGCCACGACCGCGAGCAGCGGGTGACCACCAAGACGGTCGCCGCGGCGGCAGGCGCGTCGGAGAACCACGTCGCCAAGGCCGTCTCGCGGCTGACCGAACTGGGGCTGGTGAATTCCCGCCGCGGCCGCACCGGTGGCCTGGAACTCACCGAAACCGGCCGCGACGCATCGCTCGGCTGGCTGGTGCGCCGGCTCGAAGGCGATCGCGAGGTCGTCGACTGCACCGGGCAGCCGGCCTGTCCGCTGATCGCGGGCTGCCGGCTGCGACGCGTGCTCGCCGATGCCAAAGAGGCGTTCTACGCCGAGCTTGATCGCTACACCATCTCCGACCTCGTCGGCAGCCAGATGCTGCCCGTTGTTTTACAACTGAAGTGA
- a CDS encoding globin domain-containing protein, with amino-acid sequence MTTTAIEAAEVHKLEPEHAEIIKATLPLVGAHVDEITVAFYRRMFGQHPELLRNLFNRGNQAQGSQQRALAASIATFATHLVNPDLPHPSELLSRVGHKHASLGVTADQYPIVHEHLFAAIVEILGADTVTAEVAAAWDRVYWIMADTLIGLERELYTRAGVETGDVFRRLRVTAREDDPSGVVLITVGAEGISNNAAAQYVSVGVTLPDGARQLRQYSLVNVPGATELTFAVKPVDAVGQSPAGEVSNWIRSNVRVGDLLDVTVPFGDLPEPRSDAPVVLISAGIGITPMVGILEYLVEHGCRAPVQVLHADRSDVTHPLRKRHRELVDILPEASLDLWYAEGVDGDNVRIHEGLMNLEGIEIADGAEIYLCGNDGFVQAVRAQLTVRGIAKEQVHCELFSPNDWLLDA; translated from the coding sequence ATGACCACCACCGCAATCGAAGCGGCCGAGGTTCACAAACTTGAGCCCGAGCACGCCGAGATCATCAAGGCGACACTGCCGCTCGTCGGCGCACATGTCGACGAGATCACGGTGGCGTTCTATCGGCGGATGTTCGGTCAACATCCCGAACTCCTGCGCAACCTGTTCAACCGCGGCAATCAGGCGCAGGGATCGCAGCAGCGAGCGCTGGCCGCGTCGATTGCGACCTTCGCGACCCACCTAGTGAATCCGGACTTGCCGCACCCGAGCGAATTGCTCTCGCGTGTCGGCCACAAGCACGCGTCGCTGGGCGTCACCGCCGACCAGTACCCGATCGTGCATGAGCACCTGTTCGCCGCGATCGTCGAGATTCTCGGTGCCGACACGGTCACCGCCGAGGTCGCCGCGGCGTGGGACCGGGTCTACTGGATCATGGCCGACACCCTGATCGGGTTGGAGCGTGAGCTCTACACCCGCGCCGGGGTTGAGACCGGCGATGTCTTCCGCCGGCTGCGGGTCACCGCCCGTGAAGATGACCCCTCGGGTGTTGTGCTGATCACCGTGGGCGCCGAGGGAATCTCGAACAATGCTGCCGCGCAATACGTTTCGGTCGGCGTGACCTTGCCGGACGGCGCGCGCCAGCTTCGCCAGTACAGCCTGGTGAACGTTCCCGGCGCCACCGAGTTGACCTTCGCGGTCAAGCCGGTCGACGCCGTCGGGCAGAGCCCGGCCGGGGAGGTGTCCAACTGGATCCGCTCGAACGTGCGCGTCGGCGATCTGCTGGACGTCACGGTGCCGTTCGGCGATCTGCCCGAGCCGCGCAGCGACGCTCCGGTGGTGTTGATCTCGGCAGGCATCGGCATCACGCCGATGGTCGGGATCCTGGAATACCTTGTCGAGCATGGCTGCCGGGCGCCGGTGCAGGTTCTGCACGCCGACCGCAGCGATGTGACGCACCCGCTGCGCAAGCGGCACCGCGAACTGGTGGACATCCTGCCCGAAGCGAGCCTGGATCTCTGGTATGCCGAGGGCGTCGACGGGGACAACGTCAGGATCCACGAAGGTCTGATGAACCTCGAGGGCATCGAGATCGCCGATGGCGCCGAGATCTATCTCTGCGGCAATGACGGTTTCGTGCAGGCGGTGCGCGCTCAGCTGACTGTCCGCGGCATCGCCAAGGAGCAGGTGCACTGCGAGTTGTTCAGCCCGAACGACTGGCTGTTGGACGCCTGA